The following coding sequences are from one Pelagovum sp. HNIBRBA483 window:
- a CDS encoding pyridoxal-phosphate dependent enzyme translates to MQLIINPHRGGEKLAPDMPYPSTDAARVAALLGQCPKAAETPLVNATPLAPVAALWVKDERPRMGLGSFKALGAAYVIARQAEAVDPNPGADTLAGRTYVTASAGNHGMSVAAGARVFGAKAVVYIAETVPESFAGRLQALGADVVRAGADYAASMRAAQEAAVANGWTLLSDSSWEGYAELPHILMEGYLQMVAEAVAQCPEVPTHILLQAGVGGLAGAVAAYARKAWGDGPEIIVVEPEAAPALQASILAGECVFADGPDSVMGRLDCKEPSLIALNGLARDADAFLTISDADVTAQLPAMAATGLETTASGGAGIATVMDDDARQAMQIGPDSRVLCFLSEVAD, encoded by the coding sequence ATGCAGCTGATCATCAATCCGCATCGCGGCGGAGAGAAACTCGCGCCGGATATGCCCTATCCATCGACGGATGCGGCACGGGTGGCGGCGCTGCTGGGGCAATGCCCGAAAGCCGCAGAGACACCATTGGTCAATGCCACACCACTTGCGCCGGTGGCTGCGCTTTGGGTCAAGGACGAGCGGCCTCGCATGGGGCTTGGGTCGTTCAAGGCGCTCGGCGCTGCCTATGTGATTGCGCGGCAGGCTGAGGCGGTGGACCCAAATCCCGGAGCGGACACGCTCGCAGGGCGCACCTATGTGACCGCAAGCGCGGGCAACCACGGAATGAGCGTCGCGGCTGGCGCACGGGTTTTTGGCGCGAAGGCGGTCGTCTATATCGCGGAGACGGTGCCAGAGAGCTTTGCCGGACGATTGCAGGCGCTGGGCGCGGATGTTGTGCGTGCCGGTGCGGATTATGCGGCCTCGATGCGGGCCGCGCAGGAGGCCGCCGTCGCAAACGGTTGGACCCTGCTCTCGGACAGTTCGTGGGAAGGCTATGCGGAGTTGCCGCACATCCTGATGGAAGGGTATTTGCAGATGGTGGCGGAAGCTGTTGCGCAATGCCCTGAAGTGCCAACCCATATCCTGTTGCAAGCCGGTGTTGGCGGATTGGCCGGTGCGGTTGCCGCCTATGCGCGCAAGGCGTGGGGCGACGGGCCGGAAATCATCGTGGTTGAGCCGGAAGCCGCGCCCGCATTGCAGGCGAGCATCTTGGCGGGCGAATGTGTTTTTGCCGACGGACCGGACAGTGTGATGGGGCGGCTTGATTGCAAAGAGCCATCGTTAATTGCGCTCAATGGGCTGGCGCGGGATGCGGATGCGTTTCTGACGATTTCAGACGCTGATGTTACCGCGCAACTGCCTGCGATGGCAGCTACGGGGCTGGAAACGACAGCGTCGGGTGGCGCCGGTATTGCCACTGTGATGGACGACGATGCGCGGCAAGCGATGCAAATCGGGCCAGACTCGCGGGTGCTTTGCTTCCTGTCGGAGGTTGCGGATTGA
- a CDS encoding M24 family metallopeptidase, translating into MRGFPASEFAARTAKAQALMAESGLAALLLTTEPELRYFTGYLTRFWESPTRPWFLVVPASGKPIAVIPSIGAALMGQTWIDDIRTWVAPDLHDDGVGLLIETLNEVTQGGRIGVQDGHETHVRMPQSDYQRLATAVELGSDEGIMRKLRMVKSQAEIDKVAEACRIAGRAFARVPEIAAVGVPLEQVFREFQMLCLSEGADWVPYLAGGAGQGGYADVISPATEAPLAHGDVLMLDTGLVHDGYFCDFDRNWAVGTASSAVSAAHARLIEASDAGAAVARPGATAADLFHAMNDVLTRGAGGTDAGRLGHGLGMSLTEWPSLIPTDHTVLEAGMILTLEPGVAVGDRIMVHEENIVVTDGGAVFLSPRAEAEIPVL; encoded by the coding sequence TTGAGGGGGTTTCCTGCCTCTGAATTCGCCGCGCGGACGGCGAAAGCCCAAGCCTTGATGGCCGAAAGCGGGCTTGCGGCTCTACTTCTGACAACCGAACCTGAACTGCGCTACTTTACCGGCTATCTGACCCGCTTTTGGGAAAGTCCGACACGCCCTTGGTTCCTTGTTGTTCCGGCAAGTGGCAAGCCGATTGCGGTGATCCCGTCGATCGGTGCGGCGCTGATGGGGCAGACATGGATCGACGATATTCGTACATGGGTTGCGCCGGATCTGCACGATGATGGCGTTGGCCTGCTGATCGAGACGTTGAACGAGGTCACGCAAGGTGGCCGGATCGGTGTGCAGGACGGGCACGAAACGCATGTTCGTATGCCACAGAGCGATTACCAGCGCCTGGCCACGGCAGTGGAGCTAGGTTCTGACGAAGGGATCATGCGCAAGCTGCGGATGGTGAAATCGCAAGCCGAAATCGACAAGGTGGCGGAGGCCTGCCGCATCGCGGGGCGGGCCTTTGCGCGGGTGCCGGAGATTGCCGCTGTCGGCGTGCCGTTGGAGCAGGTGTTTCGGGAATTCCAGATGCTGTGCCTGAGCGAAGGGGCGGATTGGGTGCCCTATCTGGCCGGTGGAGCGGGGCAGGGCGGTTATGCGGATGTCATCTCGCCTGCGACTGAAGCGCCTCTGGCGCATGGTGATGTGTTGATGCTGGATACCGGCCTCGTGCATGACGGTTATTTTTGCGATTTTGATCGGAACTGGGCGGTTGGCACGGCAAGCAGTGCAGTGAGCGCGGCCCATGCGCGGTTGATCGAGGCGAGTGATGCGGGTGCGGCAGTCGCGCGACCGGGCGCGACGGCGGCTGATCTGTTCCATGCGATGAACGATGTCTTGACCCGCGGTGCGGGAGGCACGGATGCGGGAAGGCTCGGGCATGGATTGGGCATGTCGCTCACCGAATGGCCGTCGCTCATTCCTACGGATCACACGGTGCTGGAGGCAGGCATGATCCTGACGCTTGAGCCGGGTGTTGCGGTGGGCGACAGGATCATGGTGCATGAAGAGAACATCGTTGTGACCGACGGTGGCGCTGTCTTTTTAAGCCCGCGGGCGGAAGCGGAGATACCAGTCCTATGA
- a CDS encoding Asp/Glu racemase, translating into MKPLPFDLIPDDALPTPLGLIVLQTDETIEPEFHKAFADDNAALYVSRIASAPEVTPEGLGAMESLIAASADLLPKSLHYSVVGYGCTSASAIIGSDAVAELVRKSCNADEVTNPLRAAIAFAEHHGLRRLALVSPYIMDVNVALRAAFARAGITTDTFGTFGEAEEAKVARIAEQSIVSAAMALGSSADVDGVFLSCTNLKTRTAIPRLTEALGKPVFSSNFALSWHMKKCAKL; encoded by the coding sequence ATGAAGCCGCTACCGTTTGACCTGATCCCTGATGACGCACTGCCCACCCCGTTGGGGCTGATCGTTTTGCAGACAGATGAAACAATCGAACCGGAATTTCATAAAGCTTTCGCCGACGACAATGCCGCGCTTTATGTCAGCCGGATTGCGAGTGCCCCTGAAGTGACGCCCGAGGGATTGGGGGCGATGGAATCGCTGATTGCCGCTTCTGCCGATCTGCTGCCGAAGTCGCTGCATTATTCGGTCGTCGGGTACGGGTGTACCTCAGCCAGCGCGATCATCGGATCGGATGCGGTGGCGGAGTTGGTGAGGAAAAGCTGCAATGCCGACGAGGTGACGAACCCCCTGCGGGCGGCGATTGCGTTTGCGGAACATCATGGGCTGAGGCGGCTCGCGCTTGTCTCGCCATACATTATGGATGTGAATGTAGCGCTGCGGGCGGCCTTTGCGCGTGCGGGCATCACAACGGATACGTTCGGCACCTTTGGTGAGGCCGAGGAGGCCAAGGTTGCACGCATCGCGGAGCAATCAATCGTATCTGCAGCAATGGCGCTGGGCAGCAGCGCCGACGTGGACGGGGTCTTCTTGAGTTGTACCAATCTGAAGACCCGCACGGCGATACCAAGACTCACTGAAGCGCTTGGGAAGCCGGTTTTTTCGAGTAATTTTGCGCTTTCGTGGCATATGAAAAAGTGTGCAAAGCTATGA
- a CDS encoding ABC transporter ATP-binding protein codes for MTDLGNNQSFVKFDRVQKSYDGENLVVKDLNLDMPKGEFLTMLGPSGSGKTTCLMMLAGFETATHGEILLDGRPINNIPPHKRGIGMVFQNYALFPHMTVAENLAFPLEVRKLDKSVREEKVKRALDMVQMGAFGGRRPAQLSGGQQQRIALARALVFEPELVLMDEPLGALDKQLREHMQFEITRLAHDLGITTVYVTHDQTEALTMSDRVAVFEDGRIQQLAPPDTLYEEPENSFVAQFIGENNTLEGVVTEIKGPDLCEVKLDGGEIIDAKPVNVSQVGERTRVSIRPERVEMNKDRLQEGAHTLKAEVLEFIYMGDIFRTRLRVAGNEDFVVKTRNAPDQARLTPGTQLEIGWLPADCRALDA; via the coding sequence GTGACTGATTTGGGTAATAACCAGTCGTTCGTGAAATTTGATCGCGTTCAAAAATCTTACGATGGCGAAAATCTTGTTGTGAAAGATTTGAACCTCGACATGCCGAAGGGCGAGTTCCTGACGATGCTTGGACCGTCCGGTTCGGGCAAGACGACTTGCCTTATGATGCTTGCCGGTTTTGAAACGGCGACACATGGCGAAATCCTGCTCGACGGGAGGCCGATCAACAACATTCCGCCGCACAAGCGCGGCATTGGCATGGTGTTCCAGAACTACGCTTTGTTCCCGCATATGACGGTTGCTGAGAACCTCGCCTTCCCGCTGGAGGTGCGTAAGCTCGACAAATCGGTTCGGGAAGAGAAGGTGAAGCGCGCGCTTGATATGGTGCAGATGGGTGCCTTTGGTGGCCGTCGCCCAGCGCAGCTTTCGGGTGGTCAGCAGCAGCGTATCGCTTTGGCGCGCGCGCTGGTGTTCGAGCCGGAACTGGTGCTTATGGACGAGCCGCTCGGCGCGCTCGACAAGCAGTTGCGCGAACATATGCAATTCGAGATCACCCGTCTGGCGCATGATTTGGGCATCACCACCGTTTATGTGACCCACGACCAGACTGAGGCGCTGACCATGTCTGACCGCGTGGCGGTGTTCGAAGATGGCCGTATTCAGCAGCTGGCGCCGCCAGATACCTTGTATGAAGAGCCCGAGAACAGCTTTGTGGCGCAGTTCATTGGTGAGAATAACACCCTCGAAGGCGTGGTTACGGAGATCAAAGGGCCAGACCTTTGCGAGGTGAAGCTGGACGGCGGCGAGATCATCGACGCCAAGCCGGTGAACGTCTCGCAGGTGGGCGAGCGTACGCGCGTTTCGATCCGGCCTGAGCGGGTCGAGATGAACAAGGATCGCTTGCAGGAAGGTGCCCATACGCTGAAAGCCGAGGTGCTGGAGTTCATCTATATGGGCGACATCTTCCGCACGCGCTTGCGGGTTGCTGGTAACGAGGATTTCGTCGTTAAAACGCGAAACGCGCCGGACCAAGCGCGCTTGACACCGGGAACGCAACTGGAAATCGGTTGGTTGCCAGCGGATTGCCGCGCGCTCGACGCGTAA
- a CDS encoding extracellular solute-binding protein: MKKTTIVSAVSILGLTAGLAHADGHMANDMTLVSWGGAYQQSQINAYTEPYMAMNPGVTTTWDESSAEAVAKLRAMNEAGNITWDVVDVVAADALRLCDEGLAMEIDADEDLAPAPDGTSAEDDFGDLLVGDCFIPQIVYSTTFGYRTDMVPEGVEAPNDICDVFDLATYPGMRSLEKRPINNVEWALLCDGVAKEDVYDVLATEEGQEQALAKLDTIKDSVIWWSAGADTPQLLADGEVFIGSTYNGRLFSAIEEQGQPIGMMWDAQVFDLDGWIIPEGLSDERLARAMDFIYFATDTQRLADQAKYISYGPARASSAPLVGQHASLGIDMAPHMPTDPNNAKNTFLYNYEFWADYRDDIDAKFQAWLAQ, from the coding sequence ATGAAAAAGACAACGATCGTTTCTGCGGTGTCCATCCTCGGCCTTACGGCTGGATTGGCGCACGCAGACGGCCACATGGCCAATGATATGACGCTCGTCAGCTGGGGCGGTGCCTATCAGCAGAGCCAGATCAACGCCTATACCGAGCCGTATATGGCGATGAACCCCGGTGTCACCACCACTTGGGACGAAAGCTCCGCTGAAGCCGTGGCCAAACTGCGCGCGATGAACGAAGCCGGCAACATCACTTGGGATGTGGTCGACGTTGTTGCCGCAGACGCGCTGCGCCTTTGCGACGAAGGTCTGGCAATGGAAATCGATGCCGACGAAGATCTCGCACCGGCACCGGATGGCACCTCGGCTGAGGATGACTTCGGTGACCTGCTGGTTGGCGACTGCTTCATCCCGCAGATCGTGTACTCGACCACCTTTGGCTACCGCACCGACATGGTTCCGGAAGGCGTAGAGGCACCGAACGACATCTGTGACGTGTTCGACCTCGCCACCTATCCGGGCATGCGTTCGCTCGAGAAGCGCCCGATCAACAACGTTGAATGGGCTCTGCTCTGTGACGGTGTCGCCAAGGAAGACGTCTATGACGTTCTGGCCACCGAAGAAGGTCAGGAGCAGGCACTTGCCAAGCTCGACACCATCAAAGACAGCGTGATCTGGTGGTCCGCTGGTGCAGACACCCCGCAGCTGCTGGCTGACGGCGAAGTCTTCATCGGTTCAACCTATAACGGCCGACTGTTCTCTGCCATCGAAGAGCAGGGCCAGCCGATCGGCATGATGTGGGACGCTCAGGTGTTTGACCTTGACGGCTGGATCATTCCGGAAGGTCTGTCGGACGAGCGTCTGGCACGCGCCATGGACTTCATCTACTTCGCCACCGATACGCAGCGTCTTGCGGATCAAGCCAAGTACATCTCCTATGGCCCGGCTCGTGCGTCTTCCGCACCCTTGGTTGGTCAGCACGCTTCGCTCGGCATCGACATGGCTCCGCACATGCCGACCGATCCGAACAACGCCAAGAACACGTTCCTCTACAACTACGAGTTCTGGGCTGACTATCGCGACGACATCGACGCGAAATTCCAAGCTTGGCTTGCTCAATAA
- a CDS encoding ABC transporter permease, translating to MSDTTSSGPMLAADGTPLKTSLARALRRQKIRALALIAPLLIFVVVTFIIPIATMLFRSVENQIVSGTLPEATYELQEWDANSTEAPEEEVFQALFFDLFRAAEAKEHTKLGTRLNYEMTGTSSLFRTSGRNLDDIGEEWQDPIEDIAPALKDGETWYAMLSGTGGEALLESRRDLWNGMVPDEFNGDVGLTLSADMVEMLPLTAAAYADWAIFEALEEERDVSKRDPWEAVYAALGLDLRNPETVAAVNAYTGPHAEDLQLVAANLDQMPDLMFRDAFAGLDEDWLDPEVWKTIKIYSPDYTSGYFLNSVDMEKGTDGAQMRPENQQIYIKLFIRTLWMSLVITGSCILLGYPVAWILANLPLRTANVLMILVLLPFWTSLLVRTSAWKVLLQQQGVINEILVWLGFVDDANRLILMNNATGTVIAMTHILLPFMILPLYSVMKTIPPSYLRAAKSLGATNWTAFWRVYFPQSVPGIGAGSILVFILAIGYYITPEIVGGTDGVFISNRIAYHISSSLNWGLAAALGTILLAVVLLLYWLYDRIVGIDNVKLGG from the coding sequence ATGAGTGATACGACATCCTCCGGCCCAATGCTCGCTGCTGATGGCACGCCGCTAAAGACGAGCCTCGCACGCGCTTTGCGCCGCCAAAAGATCCGCGCGCTGGCACTGATCGCGCCGCTTTTGATTTTCGTGGTGGTAACATTCATCATCCCGATTGCGACAATGCTGTTCCGTTCTGTCGAGAACCAGATTGTCTCCGGTACCTTGCCCGAAGCGACCTATGAGCTTCAGGAATGGGATGCGAATTCGACCGAGGCGCCTGAAGAAGAAGTTTTCCAAGCGCTGTTTTTTGATCTTTTCAGAGCGGCTGAAGCCAAAGAGCATACCAAGCTCGGCACCCGCCTGAATTATGAAATGACCGGCACGTCGTCTCTGTTCCGGACCTCTGGCCGGAATCTCGACGATATTGGTGAAGAATGGCAGGACCCGATCGAAGATATCGCGCCTGCGCTGAAGGATGGCGAGACATGGTACGCCATGCTCTCGGGCACTGGCGGCGAAGCGCTGCTGGAGTCGCGACGCGACCTGTGGAACGGAATGGTCCCTGACGAATTTAACGGCGATGTGGGGCTTACGCTATCCGCCGATATGGTCGAGATGTTGCCCCTGACGGCTGCGGCCTATGCCGATTGGGCGATTTTCGAGGCGCTGGAGGAGGAACGCGACGTTTCCAAGCGCGATCCGTGGGAAGCGGTTTATGCCGCGCTCGGGCTTGATCTGCGCAACCCGGAAACAGTGGCAGCGGTGAACGCCTACACTGGCCCACATGCGGAAGACTTGCAGCTGGTTGCGGCGAACCTCGACCAGATGCCGGATCTGATGTTCCGCGATGCATTTGCCGGTCTGGACGAGGATTGGCTTGACCCCGAAGTGTGGAAGACAATCAAGATTTACAGCCCTGATTACACCTCGGGCTACTTCCTGAACTCCGTTGACATGGAAAAGGGCACCGACGGCGCACAGATGCGGCCGGAAAATCAGCAGATCTACATCAAGCTGTTCATCCGGACGCTGTGGATGTCGCTGGTGATTACCGGAAGCTGTATCCTTCTGGGCTATCCGGTGGCGTGGATTTTGGCGAACCTTCCGCTGCGCACGGCCAACGTGCTGATGATCCTCGTGCTTCTGCCGTTTTGGACCTCGCTTCTGGTGCGGACATCCGCTTGGAAGGTGCTGCTGCAACAGCAGGGCGTGATAAATGAAATCCTTGTTTGGCTTGGCTTTGTGGATGACGCGAACCGGCTGATCCTGATGAACAACGCGACGGGTACGGTCATCGCGATGACGCATATCCTGCTGCCGTTCATGATCTTGCCGCTTTATTCGGTGATGAAGACCATCCCGCCAAGCTACCTGCGCGCGGCGAAGAGCCTTGGTGCTACCAACTGGACAGCGTTCTGGCGGGTCTACTTCCCGCAGTCGGTGCCGGGCATCGGTGCGGGCTCGATCCTCGTGTTCATCCTTGCAATCGGCTACTACATCACGCCTGAAATCGTGGGTGGTACTGACGGTGTGTTTATCTCGAACCGGATTGCCTATCACATTTCCAGCTCGCTCAACTGGGGCCTCGCGGCTGCGCTTGGCACGATCCTGCTGGCGGTGGTTCTGTTGCTGTACTGGCTCTACGACAGGATCGTGGGCATTGATAACGTGAAACTGGGGGGCTGA
- a CDS encoding ABC transporter permease subunit: MAYVGPSFRPDLMSFTAPCTAALGGAFGFVVGNAFDNHPWIGVLIGAAFGFALAFTLSKFAVKRTAGRWATIALCALAGFLFSNLGAAVAGGLIGAVLSWFFYWLDTGAYRKNVPIYYTARETLWYNTFLFICGLVFFFLIAPLLPVMWLSFNAEDFFTFTPEMLAFDPVGYSLKHYRDFLGTDEWMVPLKNSLIIAPIATVISVSLGTLAAIGLSQSHVPFRQTIMAIMISPMIVPLIISATGMFFFYAPLGNWLEATLGLNQSFVGYVKVILAHAVLGVPFVIITVTATLVGFDRSLTRAAANMGANPVTTFFRVQMPLILPGVISGGLFAFITSFDEVVVVLFVGSAQQQTLPWQMFTGLREQISPTILAAASILVAVSIMLLTTVELLRRRSERLRGLSPG, translated from the coding sequence ATGGCATATGTAGGACCTTCTTTCCGTCCGGATCTGATGAGCTTCACCGCGCCTTGTACCGCGGCCCTTGGCGGCGCTTTCGGATTTGTCGTCGGCAATGCCTTCGACAACCATCCGTGGATCGGCGTGCTCATCGGTGCGGCTTTTGGGTTTGCGCTGGCATTCACCTTGAGCAAATTCGCAGTCAAGCGGACTGCGGGGCGCTGGGCGACGATTGCTCTTTGCGCGCTGGCCGGTTTCCTGTTCAGTAACCTCGGCGCGGCCGTGGCGGGCGGTTTGATCGGTGCGGTGCTGAGTTGGTTCTTTTACTGGCTTGATACTGGTGCCTATCGCAAGAACGTGCCGATCTACTATACGGCACGCGAAACGCTATGGTACAACACGTTCCTGTTCATCTGCGGGTTGGTGTTCTTCTTCCTGATCGCGCCGCTGCTGCCGGTGATGTGGTTGTCATTCAACGCGGAGGACTTCTTTACCTTCACGCCTGAAATGTTGGCCTTCGATCCGGTTGGTTATTCACTGAAGCATTATCGGGACTTCCTCGGTACTGACGAATGGATGGTGCCGCTGAAGAACTCGCTGATCATTGCGCCGATTGCGACGGTCATTTCGGTAAGCCTCGGGACGCTGGCGGCGATTGGCCTTTCGCAATCGCATGTGCCCTTCCGGCAGACGATCATGGCGATCATGATCTCGCCGATGATCGTGCCGCTGATCATCTCGGCGACCGGCATGTTCTTCTTCTATGCACCGCTGGGGAACTGGCTGGAGGCCACTCTGGGGCTGAACCAGTCCTTTGTTGGCTATGTTAAGGTCATCCTCGCGCACGCGGTTCTGGGAGTGCCGTTTGTCATCATCACGGTGACGGCGACGCTGGTCGGCTTTGACCGGTCGCTGACGCGGGCGGCGGCGAATATGGGTGCGAACCCTGTGACGACCTTCTTCCGTGTGCAAATGCCGCTGATCCTGCCGGGTGTGATTTCGGGTGGTCTTTTTGCCTTTATCACCTCGTTTGACGAAGTCGTGGTGGTGCTGTTCGTTGGTTCTGCTCAACAGCAGACCCTGCCGTGGCAAATGTTCACCGGCCTGCGCGAACAGATCAGCCCGACGATCCTTGCGGCAGCGTCGATCCTTGTGGCGGTTTCGATCATGTTGCTGACAACGGTTGAACTGCTCCGTCGCCGTTCCGAGCGGCTGCGCGGCTTGTCGCCGGGCTGA
- a CDS encoding beta-N-acetylhexosaminidase has product MKFTATLDAAIIRCQITADRALAAPVLCYSCMAPSLSADGLTRLASIGGYTEIQLPDLQPDQPYAFSLMYENPAFLPANRAWLPMGAYLRCGDEVITLPKLRPAGVQRGAMTYGAGTAPSLLLCPQPTSFAPSGGSAPIISIRSRSSALQEVDALFQRNGLGQLLAEDGLPIVLEHNAALASEAYILEITPAKITLSHSTESGVFYGGITLASLIFLHDGAVPCGTITDRPRFSWRGQHLDCARHFYEVETILRLLDLMALLKLNRFHWHFADDEAFRLELASLPDLSKTHFRGEGALVPALFGGGPHAGGSYSRADVSRILAHAKALSIEVIPEIEIPAHAFALCAVYPDTRDPEETGTEQSVQGYFRNVANPAMPETWRIWESMADEISTLFPFDVIHLGGDELPEDTWSGSPAARALMAKEGLHTTQDLQGWITHKMASRMSALGKTPAGWEESALGTPNIGADAIIFSWTGQGPGLEAARRGNQVVMMPGQKTYLDMAQTASPDDWGATWATIIGLEDTIDWDPVPDDEPELEAQIIGVEGAFWSEFTTQDNEMEAMLAPRILGIATKAWARKDQADRDTLLGLRATYARLFDQIGWDQA; this is encoded by the coding sequence GTGAAATTCACCGCTACCCTCGACGCTGCGATCATCCGTTGCCAGATCACCGCTGACCGCGCCCTCGCCGCGCCGGTATTGTGTTATTCCTGCATGGCGCCCAGCCTGTCCGCTGACGGCTTGACGCGCTTGGCCAGCATCGGCGGCTACACCGAAATTCAGCTGCCCGATTTACAACCCGATCAGCCTTACGCATTTTCGTTGATGTACGAAAACCCCGCCTTCCTCCCCGCAAACAGAGCATGGCTACCGATGGGCGCGTATCTACGCTGCGGAGATGAGGTGATCACCCTGCCCAAGCTGCGCCCAGCCGGCGTTCAACGCGGCGCGATGACCTATGGCGCGGGAACAGCGCCGTCACTTCTACTGTGTCCCCAACCCACCTCCTTCGCGCCTTCCGGAGGTTCGGCGCCCATCATATCCATTCGCTCTCGTTCTTCCGCGCTGCAAGAGGTGGACGCACTGTTTCAGCGCAACGGTCTGGGGCAATTGCTGGCAGAGGATGGCCTGCCCATCGTTTTGGAGCACAACGCGGCACTGGCGAGCGAGGCCTATATCCTCGAGATCACGCCAGCCAAGATCACCCTCAGCCACAGCACGGAATCCGGTGTTTTCTACGGTGGCATCACGCTCGCCTCGCTGATCTTCCTGCATGATGGCGCAGTCCCCTGCGGCACGATCACGGACCGGCCCCGCTTCTCGTGGCGCGGCCAGCATCTGGACTGCGCGCGCCATTTCTACGAGGTCGAGACGATCCTGCGTCTGCTCGACCTGATGGCGCTTCTGAAGCTGAACCGGTTTCACTGGCACTTCGCTGATGACGAGGCTTTTCGGCTCGAACTGGCAAGCCTGCCAGACCTCTCGAAAACCCATTTCCGAGGCGAGGGCGCACTTGTCCCCGCGTTGTTCGGCGGCGGCCCACATGCAGGCGGCAGCTACTCCCGTGCGGATGTTTCCCGCATTCTGGCGCATGCGAAGGCACTGTCTATCGAGGTCATTCCCGAGATCGAGATCCCCGCCCACGCCTTCGCCCTCTGCGCCGTCTACCCCGACACTCGCGACCCCGAAGAGACAGGCACCGAACAATCGGTTCAGGGCTATTTCCGTAATGTCGCGAACCCTGCGATGCCCGAAACTTGGCGCATTTGGGAATCAATGGCCGACGAAATCAGCACGCTTTTCCCGTTTGATGTGATCCATCTGGGCGGCGATGAACTGCCCGAGGACACATGGTCAGGCTCACCCGCCGCCCGCGCCCTGATGGCGAAAGAAGGGCTGCACACCACCCAAGATCTTCAGGGTTGGATCACGCATAAGATGGCTTCCCGCATGTCCGCCTTGGGCAAAACCCCTGCTGGATGGGAAGAATCCGCGCTTGGCACTCCCAATATCGGCGCCGATGCCATCATCTTCAGCTGGACAGGCCAAGGCCCCGGTCTTGAGGCCGCCCGCAGGGGCAATCAGGTCGTTATGATGCCGGGTCAGAAAACCTATCTCGACATGGCACAAACCGCCTCCCCCGATGACTGGGGCGCGACATGGGCCACGATCATCGGACTGGAAGACACGATCGATTGGGATCCCGTCCCTGATGACGAACCGGAACTAGAAGCGCAGATCATCGGCGTCGAGGGCGCTTTCTGGTCCGAGTTCACCACCCAAGACAATGAGATGGAAGCGATGCTTGCGCCCCGCATCTTGGGCATCGCGACAAAGGCATGGGCCCGCAAAGACCAAGCCGATCGCGACACGCTCCTTGGACTGCGCGCCACCTACGCACGGCTCTTCGATCAGATCGGTTGGGATCAGGCGTAA
- a CDS encoding GntR family transcriptional regulator, with protein MEANRDLFRTDLWYRPKEGSRYLQLSRYIAAAIADGQLEKGYQLPAERDLAEIADVSRVTVRKAVAELVDAGLVEQKRGSGSFVLGPAQRTEQSLSSLVSFSENMAARGRKATSTIIDRGLYTPTPDEMMALGLSPNQKISRIERLRSADGIPMALEKSAIPSDALPRPEAVETSLYEVLRRSGLAPCRAIQRVTAVNVTGQQAHLLEVPENTAILQINRTGYLENGRPIELTQGLYRPDIYDFVSEISPEQA; from the coding sequence ATGGAAGCGAACAGAGATCTTTTCCGCACAGACCTGTGGTACCGCCCCAAAGAGGGCTCACGCTACTTGCAGCTCTCTCGGTACATCGCCGCTGCGATTGCCGATGGCCAATTGGAGAAGGGCTATCAGCTTCCGGCCGAGCGCGATCTGGCCGAAATTGCCGATGTCAGTCGCGTCACCGTCCGCAAAGCGGTCGCCGAGCTTGTCGATGCGGGGTTGGTCGAACAAAAGCGCGGCTCCGGCAGCTTTGTTCTCGGGCCGGCCCAGCGAACCGAGCAATCGCTTTCCAGCCTCGTGTCTTTTTCCGAGAACATGGCCGCCCGTGGGCGCAAAGCCACAAGCACGATCATTGATCGCGGCCTTTACACCCCAACGCCGGACGAAATGATGGCGCTTGGCCTGTCTCCCAACCAAAAGATTTCCCGCATCGAACGCCTGCGCAGCGCCGATGGCATCCCCATGGCGCTCGAAAAATCGGCCATCCCCAGTGATGCCCTGCCGCGCCCTGAAGCCGTCGAAACTTCTCTCTACGAAGTGTTGCGCCGGTCAGGTTTGGCTCCGTGCCGCGCAATCCAGCGGGTCACAGCGGTAAACGTCACTGGTCAACAGGCGCATTTGCTGGAGGTACCGGAAAACACGGCGATCCTGCAAATCAATCGGACCGGCTATCTTGAAAACGGGCGCCCTATTGAACTGACCCAAGGTCTTTACCGGCCCGATATCTATGATTTCGTCTCCGAAATCAGCCCCGAACAAGCGTGA